In Syngnathoides biaculeatus isolate LvHL_M chromosome 19, ASM1980259v1, whole genome shotgun sequence, the genomic window agttttttttcagtgtataattatgaaaaatgtatgtaaactatTGTCCTCACCACTGTCATACATGAATTTTTGACAAAGAACtgagtgtaaaaaaaactaagaataATGCACCTATATATTATAGAACCTACCTGCAGGAGAGCTGCCAATATAAAACTCCGAGATcagtcacagaaaaaaaacaactttattatATGATGTACATTTGAGCTCAATGCCGTATAAGTCTTCAGTGAACCTCCAATCCATGTTTTTGTAACGTGGGAGGTGTCATCCTAAGTTTCAAATATTGAACCCGTCTTGTATGGCTAAcatgaaaagcaaaatgttaGAAATAAGAAGTAAACATGAAGTCAGGACATCTTTCGAAACACTCCCGCACCTTTCCCTCGTAAACTGCTGCACCTGCAAGGCTTGTCAGACTAGTGCAGGAAGCGGAGTATGTTGATAATTATAGTGTATGTGCAACTGCAAGACCACACATGCTTCTGTGGTTGACAGGTGATTTATGGCACTGCGAGCACTTTACTGTTtgaaaatgaagttttttttggaACGGGATTCATGTACAAAAGCTCTTTGACCGCTAGGTGGTACTAGTAGCTGATGGTTCATTTGGCTGAGGTATTTGGAGGTGAACTCCAGAATAAACAATGGTCAAGGTGGatggaaaatgtgtttgttgGAAGCCTAAATATTGCAATTAGATTTCTGTGCAGTTCAAATTGtgcatatatacagtacagtgtgtGATGAGCTCATGAAAAGACAGAAAGTTGTACATTTAACAATTTTTCCCTCCCAGAAAAGCTGTGGCTACCAAGCACGCTGTCACTACGTACCAGCTAATGAAATGCATTTTCCAAACAAAGTTACAGTATAACTTCTTGTAAAAGCTCGAAGGCTTAATTAAGACCAAACCAAGTTACATTTGTCGCGAAAAAGACCTCAATTATACGCTCCTAAGATGTGAGATCATGTGAACAGACCACCTGTGGCTCTTTCTTTGCAATTTCAGAATCATTCATGTCAAGGCCCCTGCACTCGCTGACACAGCTTGAGCCCGATGGAGAGATGTTTCAATTCAGCCCCGCAGAAAAAGAGaagggaaacacacacactcacacacgagATCCAAGGGCACTGGCAGGTTTCAGTCCTGACGATCGCCCAAGAAGCAAAGGCTTCCAAAATGCTCTTTCAATTGTAGAATGCCCATCAAAGCCCCCCAAATGGGGACGTTTAGAGGAACCTTGGCACATCAGACGGACACTCCTAACACACACCACCTTTATTCGGCAGTGTTCGAAAAGAAAGATCAAAGTTGGTGCAGATGAAAAGGGACCGTTCCCTGCATTTATAGCGCATTCAGGCGTTCCCCCCGACCCCACAACCCCCCTTTTACTAAATTAAGAAAGCAGGCTTCTGCAGGCATGTGAAGAATACTTTAACAATTATGGAGATGCTCCAACTCAACCCCTGCCTCTAATTACCACTTTTTGATGGTTGAAAGGGGGTCGGATGGGGGACCCTGAAAACCTGTCGTCCTTAAAATGATGACCACGAAATGCATACTCAAAAAGagacctcccccccaaaaaaaaacaaaaaaaaacttattttgaaatttatcaaatgttttattgtcaaaatagaagtcatattttttgtttgctctTCCACAAAAAGACATCTACACTTTGTACAAATATACAATAGTTATAAACTTTTCTTTCTATACACAAATTTACACAAGTttcatataaatacatttttttgaaattacAAAATGAATGACCCATGGGGGGGGAAACTCCGGGACACTATTAAGGCTTAATTTAAACCATCTTTGACATGATTGACATTTTCACGTTTTCTGGCACAAGATAgataaaaaaagttaattaaaaaatgctctttgtATGAAATTTAAGAACTGGCTACAAGAAGTAATGCCCCcataattggagatgagccTCTAATTGGTATAAGCAGAGGTGGAATTCAACCTGTGTGAATGCGTGGGACATTGTTTCAATGTTCCCCCCAAAGTTTAGGGGAGGAAGGAGGGCAGCACCTCAGCAGCAGTTCTTTACAATGCAAATTGCTTAAGACAGGGTGTGATGGGTTATCTCCCAAACAATTAGCAGTCCCCATAagctgcttttcttttctttttttgtcttattcaAACCTGTGACAATGGCATCTGCTTGGGGCAAGACACAGAGCTGGCCGTGCCCGACCTCCACGTCAGGCCCGTGCTCACGTCGCTGTACATAGAGCCGCTCGTGGCCTTGCTGCCCCAGCAGCACCTGGTGCAGAAAGTCCTCCAAGAGTCCAAAGTCTTGCCGGACCAGATCCACACTCCGGATGTGATGCCCACCAGAAGGCACATGAAGTACTTTAACATAAAGACGGCGTAGTCCGGCCTGCTGCGGTCCCTTTCGTGTAAACAGTTTGAGCAGTTGTGGGTTATTTCCCAGTTCTGCCGACTGTGCTGCTCGTAGAAGTAACACGCCACGATGATTGTGGCCGGAACCGTGTAGAGCACTGTGAATACCCCGATTCTAATCATGAGCCTCTCCAGTTTATCAGTCTTGGTGCCACCTTGCTTGATGACATTGCGGATCCTGAATAGAGACACGAACCCGGCCAAAAGAAACATCGTCcctatgaataaataaatcactagAGGTGCGAGGACAAAGCCACGCAGGTTGTCGAGGTTCTGGTTGCCAACGTAGCAGATCCCAGCCACAGAGTCCCCGTCCACAGAACTCAGAGCCAGGACCGCTATGGACTTCATGCTGGGGATGAGCCACGCTGCCAGATGGAAGTACTGGGAGTAGCTGGCAATGGCTTCATTGCCCCACTTCATCCCAGCTGCGAGGAACCAAGTCAAAGACAGAATAACCCACCAGATGGAGCTGGCCATGCCGAAGAAGTAAATAAGGAGGAAGACCACTGTGCACAGTGCAGGCCCGGTGGTCTCATAGTGGATGTGCTCAACGTCCAAGTCCCTGCTGCAAGCCACCTTCTCGTGGCCGGCGATGAGCCTGACGATGTAGCCCACGGACACGAACATGTAACAGGCGGACAGAAAGATGATGGGTCTCTCGGGATACTTGAAGCGCTCCATGTCTATTAGGAAGGTGGCAACTGTGGCAAAAGTTGACACGAAGCACAGCACGGACCAAAGGCCGATCCAGAAGGCGGTGAAGGCCCGCTCGTCGTGGGTGAAATAGGGGCTGTGGCAAGGCATAGCACAGTTGGTGATCTGGCCAGTTTTCACGCGGTTGTACAGCGGGTGGCGCTCAGTGCTGACGGGCACCATGGGCTCCAGACATTTACATCCTGGCTCGCAGGAGCCCGCGGCAGGCTTGTACTTCCTTGGCGGACTGGGTCTACCTGGCTTGGTTTTGGGATGGCTGGTTGGCTTGGGGAGGACGGGCGACACGGTTGTCGAGTCTGTTCTGTTGTAGTCCATACAAAGCGTGTCAGGGTTGCCTTGCACCGGCAGCAGATCACATTTCATGCGGTCCGGCCAGGGAAAGCCATACTGCCTCATGAGGGGCGCGCAGCCGGCCCGGGCTCTCTCACACACGCTCCTGCACGGCGGCAG contains:
- the fzd8a gene encoding frizzled-8a isoform X2, giving the protein MPNQFNHDTQDEAGLEVHQFWPLVEIQCSPDLKFFLCSMYTPICLEDYKKPLPPCRSVCERARAGCAPLMRQYGFPWPDRMKCDLLPVQGNPDTLCMDYNRTDSTTVSPVLPKPTSHPKTKPGRPSPPRKYKPAAGSCEPGCKCLEPMVPVSTERHPLYNRVKTGQITNCAMPCHSPYFTHDERAFTAFWIGLWSVLCFVSTFATVATFLIDMERFKYPERPIIFLSACYMFVSVGYIVRLIAGHEKVACSRDLDVEHIHYETTGPALCTVVFLLIYFFGMASSIWWVILSLTWFLAAGMKWGNEAIASYSQYFHLAAWLIPSMKSIAVLALSSVDGDSVAGICYVGNQNLDNLRGFVLAPLVIYLFIGTMFLLAGFVSLFRIRNVIKQGGTKTDKLERLMIRIGVFTVLYTVPATIIVACYFYEQHSRQNWEITHNCSNCLHERDRSRPDYAVFMLKYFMCLLVGITSGVWIWSGKTLDSWRTFCTRCCWGSKATSGSMYSDVSTGLTWRSGTASSVSCPKQMPLSQV
- the fzd8a gene encoding frizzled-8a isoform X1: MEPDLFGIYLFLSLALLPRSSCTTAKEITCQEIAVPLCKGIGYNYTYMPNQFNHDTQDEAGLEVHQFWPLVEIQCSPDLKFFLCSMYTPICLEDYKKPLPPCRSVCERARAGCAPLMRQYGFPWPDRMKCDLLPVQGNPDTLCMDYNRTDSTTVSPVLPKPTSHPKTKPGRPSPPRKYKPAAGSCEPGCKCLEPMVPVSTERHPLYNRVKTGQITNCAMPCHSPYFTHDERAFTAFWIGLWSVLCFVSTFATVATFLIDMERFKYPERPIIFLSACYMFVSVGYIVRLIAGHEKVACSRDLDVEHIHYETTGPALCTVVFLLIYFFGMASSIWWVILSLTWFLAAGMKWGNEAIASYSQYFHLAAWLIPSMKSIAVLALSSVDGDSVAGICYVGNQNLDNLRGFVLAPLVIYLFIGTMFLLAGFVSLFRIRNVIKQGGTKTDKLERLMIRIGVFTVLYTVPATIIVACYFYEQHSRQNWEITHNCSNCLHERDRSRPDYAVFMLKYFMCLLVGITSGVWIWSGKTLDSWRTFCTRCCWGSKATSGSMYSDVSTGLTWRSGTASSVSCPKQMPLSQV